From the Salinimicrobium tongyeongense genome, one window contains:
- a CDS encoding RNA polymerase sigma factor, which yields MTLTTTHIDELLDKCRRGDERAQMKVYKKYSKAMYNVALRIVKDSAEAEDIMQECFLKAFDKLDTFEGTSTFGAWLKRIVVNHSIGVYNKNTRYSEVEYNDQFKHAADDSSGIDSEEEEQNPKVKMILKTMESLKENYRVALTLHLIEGYDYEEICEILNITYANCRTTISRAKESLRTKLLSYEK from the coding sequence TTGACACTAACCACCACACATATTGATGAGCTTTTGGATAAATGCCGCCGGGGAGACGAGCGGGCCCAAATGAAAGTGTACAAAAAGTACAGCAAAGCCATGTACAACGTGGCGCTGCGCATTGTAAAGGATTCTGCGGAAGCTGAAGATATCATGCAGGAATGCTTCTTAAAAGCCTTTGACAAACTTGACACTTTTGAAGGGACCTCAACATTTGGCGCATGGCTGAAAAGGATAGTTGTAAACCACAGCATAGGCGTGTACAACAAGAACACACGCTATAGCGAAGTAGAATACAACGACCAGTTTAAGCATGCTGCCGATGACTCCAGCGGAATTGATTCCGAAGAAGAAGAACAAAATCCTAAAGTAAAGATGATCTTAAAAACGATGGAATCATTAAAAGAAAACTACCGGGTAGCACTAACCCTCCATTTGATTGAAGGTTATGATTACGAGGAAATATGTGAAATTTTAAATATTACCTACGCCAATTGCAGAACAACAATTTCACGGGCTAAAGAAAGCCTTCGCACCAAATTACTGAGCTATGAAAAATGA
- a CDS encoding DUF4179 domain-containing protein: MKNDRDLKDLFDGLDFDIDEPTPQHEDRFREKLRQRPQKKKPRHNGLITMWLPVMAVAASFLAAVLLFQGVFANPFSHTQELANVSPEMKQTQEFYSSVIRTELAALQEQKTPETEAVINDALAQLDILEKDYQNLKKDLGKSGQDQRVIFAMITNFQKRIDLLKMVLEKVNDINTLKNTNHENTII; this comes from the coding sequence ATGAAAAATGATAGAGACTTAAAAGACCTTTTTGACGGGCTCGATTTCGATATTGACGAACCTACCCCCCAGCATGAAGACCGCTTTAGGGAAAAATTACGGCAACGGCCTCAAAAAAAGAAACCCAGGCACAACGGGCTTATCACGATGTGGCTACCTGTAATGGCAGTGGCTGCAAGCTTCCTGGCAGCAGTACTTCTCTTTCAGGGGGTATTTGCCAATCCTTTCTCCCATACACAGGAACTGGCAAATGTCTCTCCCGAGATGAAACAAACCCAGGAGTTCTATTCTTCAGTAATAAGAACAGAACTCGCTGCCCTGCAGGAACAAAAAACCCCCGAGACCGAAGCTGTGATCAATGACGCCCTTGCCCAGCTCGATATCCTGGAAAAAGATTACCAGAACCTGAAAAAAGACCTGGGGAAAAGCGGCCAGGACCAGAGGGTGATCTTCGCCATGATCACCAATTTTCAAAAAAGAATTGACCTGTTAAAAATGGTACTTGAGAAAGTAAATGATATAAACACCCTAAAAAACACCAATCATGAAAACACTATTATATAA
- the lon gene encoding endopeptidase La, producing MGRTKFKNLDSLSLQGIDEDAELIPLMTPEDEEEINKEDLPEVLPILPLRNTVLFPGVVIPITAGRDTSIKLINEANNDTKVIGVVSQKDEKVENPTAQDINKIGVVARILRVLKMPDGNTTVIIQGKKRFEVDEVIADKPFLKARIIEVPEARPAEENEEFKAIIDSIKELALQIIKNSPNIPSEASFAIQNIESPSFLINFVSSNMNLSVEEKQKLLETNDLKERALATLKFMNMEYHKLELRNDIQNKVQSDMSQQQREYFLHQQMKTIQEELGGVSHEGEVEEMRARAKKKKWPENISEHFNKELAKMQRMNPQVAEYSIQRNYLDLFLDLPWNDFSKDKFDLKRAQRILDRDHYGLEDVKERIIEYLAVLKLRNDMKSPILCLYGPPGVGKTSLGRSVAEALGREYVRVSLGGLRDEAEIRGHRKTYIGAMPGRIIQSLKKAGTSNPVFVLDEIDKLSIGHSGDPSSALLEVLDPEQNSEFHDNFLEMPFDLSKVMFIATANNLGTIQPALRDRMEIINVTGYTIEEKVEIAKQHLLPKQLKEHGLTKENLKIGKKQLEKIVEGYTRESGVRSLEKQIAKMVRYAAKNMAMEEEYNIKIKDSDILDVLGSPKLERNKYEDNETAGVVTGLAWTQVGGDILFIESILSKGKGSLNITGNLGKVMKESATIALEYIKGNAEALGIDPEVMDKYNVHIHVPEGATPKDGPSAGITMLTSLVSLYTQRKVKKSIAMTGEITLRGKVLPVGGIKEKILAAKRAHIKEIILCEENRRDVEDIKEEYLKGLTFHYVKEMSQVIDLAILDEKVKNPKQL from the coding sequence ATGGGCAGAACAAAATTTAAAAATCTTGACAGTCTGTCATTACAGGGGATAGATGAAGATGCAGAGTTGATCCCCCTAATGACTCCTGAAGATGAAGAAGAAATAAACAAAGAAGACCTTCCTGAAGTATTACCTATTTTACCCCTTAGAAACACAGTGCTTTTCCCGGGGGTGGTAATACCTATTACGGCAGGCCGCGATACCTCGATTAAACTTATCAATGAAGCCAACAATGACACAAAAGTGATTGGGGTGGTTTCCCAAAAAGATGAAAAGGTAGAGAACCCTACTGCGCAAGACATTAACAAAATTGGGGTGGTAGCAAGGATCCTGAGGGTGCTTAAAATGCCCGATGGAAATACTACCGTGATCATTCAGGGGAAAAAGCGTTTTGAAGTAGATGAAGTGATTGCCGATAAGCCATTTTTGAAGGCCAGGATCATTGAAGTGCCCGAGGCACGTCCTGCCGAGGAAAATGAAGAGTTTAAAGCCATTATTGATTCTATCAAAGAACTGGCCCTGCAAATTATTAAGAACAGTCCCAACATTCCTTCGGAAGCTTCTTTTGCGATTCAGAATATTGAGAGTCCTTCGTTCCTTATCAATTTTGTTTCCTCAAACATGAACCTTTCTGTAGAGGAAAAGCAGAAGCTGCTTGAGACCAATGATCTTAAAGAGCGTGCACTCGCTACCCTTAAGTTCATGAATATGGAGTACCACAAGCTGGAGCTTAGAAATGACATTCAGAACAAGGTGCAAAGTGATATGAGCCAGCAGCAGCGGGAGTATTTTCTTCACCAGCAAATGAAGACCATCCAGGAGGAACTTGGCGGGGTTTCTCATGAAGGGGAAGTAGAAGAGATGCGTGCCCGGGCGAAGAAGAAGAAATGGCCCGAGAATATAAGCGAGCACTTTAACAAGGAGCTGGCAAAAATGCAGCGGATGAATCCGCAGGTGGCCGAATATTCCATTCAGCGGAACTATCTCGACCTGTTTTTGGATTTGCCGTGGAATGACTTCAGTAAAGACAAATTCGATTTAAAGCGTGCGCAGCGCATCCTTGACCGCGATCATTATGGTCTTGAAGATGTAAAGGAAAGGATCATTGAGTATCTCGCGGTTCTCAAGTTGAGGAACGATATGAAATCTCCTATTTTATGTCTGTACGGTCCTCCGGGAGTTGGTAAGACCAGCCTTGGGCGTTCTGTGGCCGAAGCTTTGGGCAGAGAATATGTGCGGGTGTCGCTCGGCGGACTTAGAGATGAAGCCGAAATACGGGGGCACAGAAAAACTTACATAGGCGCTATGCCCGGAAGGATCATTCAATCCCTCAAAAAAGCCGGAACCAGCAATCCTGTTTTTGTGCTTGACGAGATTGACAAATTGAGCATTGGCCATAGCGGCGACCCCTCTTCAGCCTTGCTGGAGGTGTTGGATCCGGAGCAGAACAGTGAATTTCACGACAATTTCCTCGAGATGCCGTTTGACCTTTCCAAGGTGATGTTCATTGCCACTGCAAATAACCTGGGAACCATTCAGCCGGCCCTGCGCGACAGGATGGAGATCATTAACGTGACCGGGTACACCATTGAAGAGAAAGTGGAGATTGCGAAACAGCATTTACTTCCGAAGCAATTAAAAGAACACGGCCTCACCAAAGAGAACCTGAAGATTGGCAAAAAACAGCTGGAGAAGATCGTTGAAGGCTATACCAGGGAATCGGGCGTGCGTAGCCTCGAAAAGCAAATTGCCAAAATGGTGCGGTATGCCGCCAAGAACATGGCGATGGAAGAGGAGTACAACATTAAGATCAAAGATTCGGATATTCTTGATGTTTTGGGCAGTCCCAAGCTCGAGCGCAACAAATACGAAGACAATGAAACTGCCGGGGTGGTTACAGGATTGGCCTGGACGCAGGTGGGAGGAGATATCCTGTTCATTGAATCTATTCTTTCTAAAGGAAAAGGTTCTCTCAATATTACCGGGAACCTCGGGAAAGTAATGAAAGAATCGGCTACCATTGCTCTTGAGTACATAAAAGGTAACGCCGAAGCTTTAGGAATAGATCCTGAAGTGATGGATAAATATAATGTTCACATTCACGTGCCCGAAGGCGCTACGCCAAAAGACGGCCCAAGTGCCGGTATCACCATGCTTACCTCGCTGGTTTCGCTGTACACCCAGCGAAAAGTGAAGAAAAGCATAGCCATGACGGGAGAGATTACCCTGCGTGGTAAAGTGCTTCCGGTTGGCGGGATCAAAGAGAAGATCCTGGCTGCAAAACGGGCTCATATCAAGGAGATCATTCTTTGTGAAGAGAACCGCCGGGATGTTGAAGATATTAAGGAAGAATACCTCAAAGGTCTTACCTTTCATTATGTGAAAGAAATGTCTCAGGTAATTGACCTGGCAATTCTCGATGAGAAAGTTAAGAACCCTAAGCAACTCTAG